Proteins encoded by one window of Bacillus sp. DTU_2020_1000418_1_SI_GHA_SEK_038:
- a CDS encoding flagellar FlbD family protein, producing MIKVSRLNGKPFTLNAVFIETIESFPDTTITLTNGRKYVVKESEDAVSKLVKEFYQSVSLFGQQQMGERENEE from the coding sequence TTGATTAAAGTTAGTCGCCTAAATGGAAAACCATTTACACTAAATGCAGTGTTTATCGAAACGATAGAGTCATTTCCCGATACAACCATCACACTAACGAATGGGCGTAAATATGTTGTAAAAGAATCGGAGGATGCTGTTTCGAAACTAGTAAAGGAATTCTATCAATCTGTCAGCCTTTTCGGGCAGCAGCAAATGGGAGAAAGAGAGAATGAAGAATAA
- the fliL gene encoding flagellar basal body-associated protein FliL, which translates to MKNNKLVMIMLILLVAIALVGAVAVIIVKQLNDNSGPKEPTIDEVLEASVDVPQITTNLASNDFIRISFKIQTDSKKAKEELEKRDFQVKDIIIQELSEMTAEDIQGKEGQKKLKDDLKGKINTILQKGEVEQVYITENLLQ; encoded by the coding sequence ATGAAGAATAATAAGCTGGTCATGATCATGTTAATATTGCTTGTGGCTATTGCCTTAGTTGGAGCAGTCGCGGTTATTATTGTTAAGCAGCTTAATGATAATTCTGGTCCGAAAGAACCGACAATTGATGAAGTTTTAGAGGCATCTGTGGACGTTCCGCAAATCACAACTAATTTAGCAAGCAATGATTTCATCCGTATTTCATTTAAAATTCAAACAGATAGTAAAAAAGCAAAAGAGGAACTAGAAAAAAGAGATTTTCAAGTTAAAGACATCATTATCCAAGAACTATCTGAAATGACAGCCGAAGATATTCAAGGTAAAGAGGGTCAAAAAAAGCTAAAAGATGATTTAAAGGGAAAAATTAATACGATTTTGCAAAAAGGTGAAGTGGAACAGGTATATATTACTGAAAATCTCCTCCAATAG
- the fliM gene encoding flagellar motor switch protein FliM, translating to MSGEVLSQSEIDALLSALSTGEMDAEELKKEQTEKKVKVYDFKRALRFSKDQIRSLTRIHENFARLLTTFFSAQLRTYVQITVASADQIPYEEFIRSIPKMTILNVFEVPPLDGRILMEVNPNIAYALMDRMMGGKGSSINKVDTLTEIETKIMSATFERAFENYMEAWSTIEEIDPQLMDFEVNPQFLQMVSPNETVVVISLNTTIGETSGMMNICIPHVVLEPIIPKLSVHYWMQTDKKDRVPEELDRLEKHIHRAEVSIVGELGTSEISIQDFLMLDIGDVIELNKPIDQPLLIKVGDIPKFIGQPGKVNKKLAIQVLDIVKGGDDDDER from the coding sequence ATGTCAGGAGAAGTTTTATCACAGAGTGAAATAGATGCGCTGCTTTCTGCATTGTCAACAGGAGAAATGGATGCAGAGGAACTTAAAAAAGAGCAGACTGAGAAAAAAGTAAAGGTTTATGACTTTAAAAGGGCGCTGCGCTTTTCAAAGGATCAAATTAGAAGTTTAACAAGGATCCATGAAAACTTTGCAAGGCTATTAACTACTTTCTTCTCTGCACAATTAAGAACTTATGTCCAAATTACTGTCGCATCAGCCGATCAGATTCCATATGAAGAGTTTATTAGATCCATCCCAAAAATGACAATTTTAAATGTTTTTGAGGTGCCCCCTTTGGATGGCAGAATCCTGATGGAAGTCAATCCTAATATTGCTTACGCATTAATGGATAGAATGATGGGCGGAAAAGGTTCGAGTATAAATAAGGTTGATACTTTAACAGAAATAGAAACAAAAATTATGTCTGCCACTTTTGAACGAGCATTTGAGAATTATATGGAAGCCTGGAGCACCATTGAAGAAATTGATCCGCAGCTAATGGATTTTGAAGTGAATCCTCAATTTCTGCAAATGGTATCGCCGAATGAAACGGTTGTAGTGATCTCGTTAAATACGACAATTGGTGAAACGAGCGGTATGATGAATATTTGTATTCCACATGTCGTTCTTGAACCAATTATTCCGAAGCTATCTGTCCATTATTGGATGCAAACAGATAAAAAAGATAGAGTTCCTGAGGAGTTAGACAGGCTTGAAAAGCATATCCATCGTGCAGAAGTATCCATTGTTGGAGAACTTGGCACTTCTGAAATCAGCATTCAAGATTTTCTTATGTTAGATATCGGTGATGTGATCGAGCTAAATAAACCAATTGATCAGCCTTTACTCATTAAAGTGGGCGATATACCTAAATTTATCGGACAGCCAGGCAAAGTAAACAAAAAACTTGCTATTCAAGTATTAGACATCGTGAAAGGGGGAGACGACGATGATGAGCGATGA
- the fliY gene encoding flagellar motor switch phosphatase FliY, translating to MMSDDMLSQDEIDALLRGVDDDDETELFDETLNVEDFLSPMEQDALGEIGNISFGSSATALSTLLNQKVEITTPSVTTIPPRKLHEEFPHPYVAIQVSYTEGFSGSNLLVIKQTDAAIIADLMLGGNGQNPADLMGEIQLSAVQEAMNQMMGSAATSMSTIFSKRVDISPPSIDILDIPQGEGTNRIPGEDILVKISFRLKIGDLIDSNIMQLLPLQFAKSLVNELLNPGGEPENISGTMKEAEDSFPAYQDSELTLNKQPAEIYAQDNVYSQNNYSEREMVPSNGGWQQAPQAQQAQQVHQAYQAQPAFYPPPQAVNHQNGPQHFGSALPGGVQPTVQPAVFSSFEPYSLQESESKNLNMLLDIPLQVTVELGRTKRSVKEILELSAGSIIELDKLAGEPVDILVNNRLIAQGEVVVIDENFGVRVTDIISQSDRIKKLK from the coding sequence ATGATGAGCGATGATATGCTTTCACAAGATGAAATTGATGCGCTATTACGCGGGGTAGATGACGATGATGAGACTGAATTATTTGATGAAACCTTAAATGTAGAAGACTTCCTATCTCCAATGGAGCAGGATGCTTTAGGAGAAATTGGGAACATTTCATTTGGAAGCTCAGCAACAGCATTGTCAACCTTACTGAACCAAAAAGTAGAAATAACGACACCATCAGTAACGACCATACCGCCTAGAAAATTGCATGAAGAATTCCCGCATCCATACGTTGCGATCCAAGTTAGTTATACAGAAGGATTTTCAGGCAGTAATTTATTAGTCATTAAACAAACAGATGCTGCGATTATTGCAGATTTAATGTTAGGCGGAAATGGACAAAACCCTGCTGATCTTATGGGGGAAATTCAGCTAAGTGCTGTGCAGGAAGCAATGAACCAAATGATGGGATCTGCAGCAACTTCAATGTCTACCATTTTTAGCAAAAGAGTTGATATTTCACCTCCTTCGATTGATATTTTAGATATTCCGCAGGGAGAGGGAACAAATCGAATTCCTGGAGAAGATATATTGGTAAAAATATCCTTCCGGTTGAAGATCGGGGATTTAATTGACTCTAATATTATGCAGCTTTTGCCACTGCAATTTGCTAAAAGTTTAGTCAATGAATTGTTAAATCCGGGAGGAGAACCAGAGAATATTTCAGGTACAATGAAAGAAGCCGAGGATTCCTTCCCAGCCTATCAGGACTCTGAATTGACACTAAATAAACAGCCTGCAGAGATATACGCTCAGGACAATGTCTATTCACAAAACAATTATTCAGAAAGAGAAATGGTTCCATCAAATGGGGGTTGGCAGCAAGCGCCTCAAGCTCAACAAGCTCAACAGGTACATCAAGCATATCAGGCGCAACCAGCATTCTACCCGCCGCCACAAGCAGTGAACCATCAAAATGGTCCACAGCATTTTGGTTCTGCTTTGCCTGGGGGAGTACAGCCGACTGTTCAGCCTGCAGTATTTTCAAGCTTTGAACCATATTCGCTCCAAGAATCTGAATCAAAAAATTTAAACATGCTGCTTGATATACCGTTGCAAGTAACTGTTGAACTAGGAAGAACAAAACGATCAGTGAAAGAAATTCTTGAGTTATCTGCTGGATCGATCATTGAATTAGATAAACTTGCAGGGGAACCCGTAGATATTCTAGTCAATAATCGCCTTATCGCTCAAGGAGAGGTCGTTGTGATTGACGAGAACTTCGGAGTTCGTGTAACAGATATTATTAGTCAAAGTGACCGAATTAAAAAACTTAAATAA
- a CDS encoding response regulator — MAHKILIVDDAAFMRMMIKDILSKNGYEVVGEAADGAQAVEKYKESQPDLVTMDITMPEMDGITALKEIKKINPNAKVIMCSAMGQQAMVIDAIQAGAKDFIVKPFQADRVIEAISKTLG, encoded by the coding sequence ATGGCTCACAAAATTTTAATTGTAGATGATGCAGCTTTTATGAGAATGATGATTAAGGATATTCTTTCAAAAAATGGATATGAAGTAGTCGGAGAAGCAGCCGATGGTGCACAGGCAGTTGAAAAATATAAAGAATCACAGCCTGACTTAGTGACAATGGATATTACGATGCCGGAAATGGATGGAATTACTGCTCTTAAAGAAATAAAAAAAATTAATCCGAATGCGAAGGTTATTATGTGTTCAGCGATGGGGCAGCAAGCAATGGTTATTGATGCAATCCAAGCTGGGGCAAAGGATTTTATCGTAAAACCATTCCAGGCTGACCGTGTGATTGAGGCTATTTCCAAAACTTTGGGCTAA
- a CDS encoding flagellar biosynthetic protein FliO — MQYFKRTIFSLFLISFALLGIHAPAYAEQVNSVKDCIEHPDTCDQDQIPQKQETTKNEQPVKVGLNAFDFVKMIFATVFVVGLLYFLLKFINKKSKMYKSSQLVENLGGTALGTNRSIQLIKVGNRILVVGVGENIQLLMEIEDQEEYNQLLSDYNEKMEQLVQPSDIVTKVLQLRKNVQPDEKPGNHFQSLLKQQLEDITKGRKQLYKEMEKKGTDEQ, encoded by the coding sequence TTGCAATATTTCAAGCGGACAATTTTTTCGCTGTTTTTAATAAGCTTTGCTCTGCTAGGGATTCATGCACCAGCCTATGCAGAGCAAGTAAATAGCGTAAAAGATTGTATAGAACATCCAGATACATGTGATCAAGATCAGATTCCTCAAAAACAGGAAACAACCAAGAATGAACAGCCAGTTAAGGTTGGATTGAATGCTTTTGATTTTGTCAAAATGATTTTTGCCACTGTCTTTGTTGTCGGACTATTATATTTTCTGCTTAAATTCATTAATAAAAAAAGTAAGATGTATAAAAGCTCGCAGCTTGTTGAGAATTTAGGCGGAACGGCACTTGGCACAAACCGTTCCATTCAATTAATAAAGGTAGGAAACCGGATTTTAGTTGTAGGTGTAGGGGAAAATATCCAGCTATTGATGGAAATTGAAGATCAGGAGGAGTATAATCAGCTCCTATCCGATTATAACGAAAAGATGGAACAGCTTGTACAACCAAGCGATATTGTGACAAAGGTTCTTCAACTAAGAAAAAATGTACAGCCAGATGAAAAACCAGGGAACCACTTTCAAAGTTTACTCAAACAACAATTGGAAGATATCACAAAAGGAAGAAAGCAATTATATAAAGAAATGGAGAAGAAAGGGACAGACGAGCAATGA
- the fliP gene encoding flagellar type III secretion system pore protein FliP (The bacterial flagellar biogenesis protein FliP forms a type III secretion system (T3SS)-type pore required for flagellar assembly.), with protein sequence MNEFMEFFNNSSPANVSTSVKLILMLTVLSLAPGILILMTCFTRIIIVLSFVRTALATQQMPPNQVLIGLALFLSFFIMAPTFQQVNEEALTPLFNEEINLEQAYEKAAIPFKEFMSAHTRQKDLALFLEYSKAEAPKSIEDIPLTALVPAFAISEIKTAFQIGFMIFIPFLVIDMVVASVLMSMGMMMLPPVMISLPFKILLFVLVDGWYLVVKSLLQSF encoded by the coding sequence ATGAATGAATTTATGGAGTTTTTTAACAATAGTTCGCCTGCCAATGTTTCAACATCTGTGAAGCTCATATTAATGCTTACAGTTTTATCATTGGCACCCGGTATTCTCATTTTAATGACTTGCTTTACAAGAATAATAATTGTTCTCTCCTTTGTCAGAACGGCGCTTGCCACACAGCAAATGCCCCCTAATCAAGTTCTAATCGGACTGGCTTTATTTCTTTCATTTTTTATTATGGCACCTACTTTTCAGCAGGTAAATGAAGAAGCACTTACACCGCTTTTTAATGAAGAAATTAACTTAGAACAAGCATACGAAAAAGCCGCGATTCCATTTAAGGAATTTATGAGTGCTCATACGAGGCAAAAGGATTTAGCTTTGTTCCTTGAATATTCAAAAGCAGAAGCACCTAAATCAATAGAGGACATTCCATTAACAGCTCTTGTCCCGGCTTTTGCCATTAGTGAAATAAAAACGGCGTTCCAAATTGGATTTATGATTTTTATTCCATTTCTTGTAATTGATATGGTGGTAGCTAGTGTTCTTATGTCAATGGGTATGATGATGCTGCCCCCAGTGATGATTTCATTGCCCTTTAAAATATTATTATTTGTTCTAGTAGATGGATGGTATCTCGTTGTCAAATCTCTTTTACAAAGCTTTTAA
- the fliQ gene encoding flagellar biosynthesis protein FliQ codes for MTPESVITIAEQGIITVLMISGPLLVLALVVGLIVSIFQATTQIQEQTLAFIPKIVAVLAGLVFFGPWMLSHMLSYAGEIFSNLTRFIG; via the coding sequence ATGACTCCTGAATCCGTAATAACAATTGCAGAACAAGGCATTATAACGGTATTAATGATTAGTGGCCCTTTGTTGGTGCTTGCCCTAGTTGTAGGGTTAATCGTCAGTATCTTTCAGGCAACTACACAAATTCAAGAACAGACACTGGCGTTTATTCCAAAAATTGTTGCTGTGTTAGCCGGACTTGTTTTCTTCGGTCCATGGATGCTCAGTCATATGCTTTCATATGCTGGCGAGATATTTTCGAATTTAACTAGATTTATAGGATGA
- the fliR gene encoding flagellar biosynthetic protein FliR codes for MVNFLPAFPVFLLILVRVTSFFLMMPLFSYRSIPTAAKIGLGFFMSFIMVFTLDAPVLEIDSHYFLLIIKEALVGLLIGFIAYLILSAIQIAGGFIDFQMGFAIANVIDPQTGAQSPLMGQYLYTIGLFFLLTVNGHHLLLDGVFYSYQFIPLEQSWISFGNESMVEYVVKAFNSMFIIAFQMSIPVVGSLFLVDIALGIVARTVPQLNVFVVGLPLKIGVSFIVLIAVMSIMLLVVSQLFEMMLNTMRGLMEIIGGT; via the coding sequence ATGGTGAATTTCTTACCTGCATTCCCAGTGTTTTTACTTATTTTAGTAAGGGTAACATCTTTTTTTCTGATGATGCCCCTTTTTTCATATCGATCTATTCCAACTGCTGCAAAAATTGGCTTAGGCTTCTTTATGTCATTCATTATGGTATTTACTTTGGATGCCCCTGTGTTAGAAATAGACAGTCATTATTTTTTATTAATTATTAAGGAAGCTTTGGTCGGACTCTTAATTGGATTTATCGCTTATTTGATTCTATCGGCCATACAAATCGCCGGCGGTTTTATTGACTTTCAGATGGGGTTTGCCATTGCAAACGTCATCGATCCGCAAACAGGTGCACAAAGCCCGCTTATGGGTCAATATTTATATACGATTGGACTCTTTTTTTTACTTACTGTGAATGGCCATCATCTATTGCTGGATGGGGTGTTTTATAGCTATCAGTTTATTCCTTTAGAACAGTCCTGGATCTCATTTGGGAATGAAAGCATGGTGGAATATGTAGTAAAGGCATTTAATTCGATGTTTATTATTGCCTTTCAAATGTCAATCCCTGTCGTGGGCAGTTTATTTTTAGTGGATATTGCCTTGGGGATTGTTGCTCGAACAGTTCCCCAACTAAATGTATTTGTTGTGGGACTTCCATTGAAAATAGGTGTGAGCTTTATTGTATTAATAGCAGTGATGAGTATTATGCTGCTAGTAGTTTCCCAATTATTCGAAATGATGTTAAATACAATGCGTGGTCTAATGGAAATTATTGGGGGAACTTAA
- the flhB gene encoding flagellar biosynthesis protein FlhB has translation MKRLIALDLQYFAGEKTEKATPKKRQDSRKKGQVAKSQDVNTAVVLLGVFLFLLFAGSYLKDIVFYIMTHTFNQLMLMELTEANIQIVFLAILKELVLFLGPIMLVAMLSGIVSNYAQVGFLFSTEAIQPKLEKLDPIKGFKRIFSVRAIVELLKSILKIGFVGIITFLVLWSRIDEILILSQKTVGAALATIGSLTVQMGLYASGALLFLSILDFLYQKYDFEKNIRMSKQDIKDEYKNIEGDPLIKSKIKQKQREMAMRRMMQEVPNADVVITNPTHFAVALKYDEAKLDAPYVVAKGVDFVAQKIKMIAKEKDIITVENRPLARALYSQAEIGDAIPEEFFKAVAEILAHVYRMKKKI, from the coding sequence ATGAAACGACTAATTGCGTTAGACCTGCAATATTTTGCAGGAGAAAAAACGGAAAAAGCAACACCGAAAAAACGACAGGACTCAAGAAAAAAGGGACAAGTAGCTAAGAGCCAGGATGTTAACACAGCCGTTGTCCTTTTAGGTGTTTTTTTATTCCTTCTATTTGCGGGATCCTATTTAAAGGATATTGTTTTTTATATTATGACTCATACTTTTAATCAGTTAATGCTTATGGAACTGACAGAAGCAAATATACAAATTGTTTTTTTAGCTATCTTAAAGGAGCTTGTCCTATTTTTAGGTCCGATCATGCTAGTTGCAATGCTTTCGGGAATAGTCTCAAATTATGCCCAGGTAGGATTTTTATTTTCTACTGAGGCGATTCAGCCGAAGCTAGAGAAGCTGGATCCAATTAAAGGATTTAAACGGATATTTTCAGTTAGAGCCATTGTTGAACTTTTAAAATCAATCTTAAAAATTGGCTTTGTTGGCATTATTACCTTTTTGGTTTTATGGAGCAGAATAGATGAGATCCTGATCTTATCACAAAAAACAGTTGGAGCTGCACTGGCAACGATTGGCAGCTTAACTGTGCAAATGGGTTTGTATGCCTCAGGTGCCCTGCTATTTCTATCGATATTAGATTTCTTGTATCAGAAATATGATTTTGAAAAAAACATTCGAATGTCAAAACAAGATATTAAAGACGAGTATAAAAATATTGAAGGGGATCCCCTTATTAAATCAAAAATAAAACAGAAACAGCGGGAAATGGCTATGAGAAGAATGATGCAGGAGGTTCCGAATGCAGACGTCGTTATCACCAATCCAACTCATTTCGCCGTTGCATTAAAATATGATGAGGCAAAACTCGATGCACCCTATGTTGTCGCAAAAGGGGTCGACTTTGTCGCTCAAAAGATAAAAATGATAGCTAAAGAAAAGGATATTATAACTGTTGAAAATCGGCCTCTTGCGAGAGCTTTATATAGTCAGGCAGAAATTGGAGATGCAATTCCTGAAGAATTTTTCAAGGCAGTCGCAGAAATTCTTGCCCATGTATATAGAATGAAAAAGAAAATTTAA
- the flhA gene encoding flagellar biosynthesis protein FlhA, with protein sequence MSGRDLSVLVAVILIVAMLIIPFPSWLLSILILINITLALIVLLTTMNMSEPLQFSIFPSLLLLLTLFRLGLNVSTTRSILSTGDAGGVVHTFGTFVVGGNLVVGLVVFLILVIIQFIVITKGAERVSEVAARFTLDAMPGKQMSIDADLNAGMISEQEARARREKVSREADFYGSMDGASKFVKGDAIAGIIIVLINLIFGIVIGVMQLGLSVAESASKFSLLSVGDGLVSQIPALLISTATGIVVTRAASDGNLGKDITTQLFAFPKMLYVTGGTIFLLGLFTPISDLLTIPIAGLLCFGGYMINRTPDQGKEELQEIDEELEASEMKSPESVVSLLNVDPIEFEFGYGLIPLADANQGGDLLDRIVMIRRQLAIELGLVIPVVRIRDNIQLQPNEYRLKIKGNEMARGELLLDHYLAMSPGIEDDSIEGIDTIEPSFGLPAKWITEDMKEQAEIFGYTVVDPPSVVSTHITEVIKGNAHELIGRQETKQLIDHLNESYPILVEEVTPNPLSVGEVQKVLAKLLKENVSIRNLPIIFETLADFGKVTSDTELLTEYVRQALARQITNQFSQGSDSLKVVTLSGKVEKLIAEGIQQTEHGNYLSMDPTVSQSVLESIASQVEQLSLIEQTPIVLCSPAVRMYVRQLTERYFPQIPILSYNELEANVEVQSVGVVNID encoded by the coding sequence ATGTCAGGAAGAGATTTATCCGTATTAGTAGCTGTCATTTTAATTGTAGCTATGCTTATTATCCCTTTTCCATCGTGGCTTCTAAGTATACTAATCTTAATTAATATTACATTGGCACTCATAGTCTTATTGACGACAATGAATATGAGTGAGCCGCTTCAATTTTCGATATTCCCGTCATTATTATTATTATTGACGCTTTTCCGCTTAGGATTAAATGTTTCGACAACACGTTCAATCCTTTCAACAGGTGATGCGGGCGGAGTTGTCCATACTTTCGGTACATTCGTTGTCGGCGGTAATCTTGTTGTTGGTCTAGTTGTGTTTTTAATTTTGGTTATCATTCAATTTATCGTTATTACAAAAGGAGCTGAGCGTGTTTCTGAGGTCGCTGCGAGATTTACCCTTGATGCGATGCCTGGGAAACAGATGAGTATTGATGCGGACCTAAATGCTGGAATGATTTCAGAGCAGGAAGCTCGTGCACGACGTGAAAAGGTGAGTAGAGAAGCGGATTTTTATGGTTCAATGGATGGTGCAAGTAAATTTGTAAAAGGGGATGCAATTGCAGGAATCATTATTGTCTTAATTAACCTGATTTTTGGGATTGTGATCGGTGTGATGCAGCTAGGGTTGTCGGTAGCTGAATCTGCATCAAAATTTTCATTATTATCAGTAGGGGATGGCTTAGTCAGCCAAATTCCTGCACTTCTTATTTCAACTGCAACGGGCATTGTTGTAACAAGAGCGGCTTCTGATGGTAATCTAGGAAAAGACATTACAACTCAATTATTTGCTTTTCCAAAAATGCTATATGTTACTGGAGGAACGATATTTTTATTAGGGCTGTTTACTCCAATTAGTGATTTGCTAACGATTCCGATTGCTGGGCTTCTCTGTTTTGGGGGATATATGATCAACCGTACCCCTGATCAAGGGAAGGAAGAGCTTCAGGAAATCGATGAAGAACTGGAAGCAAGTGAGATGAAAAGTCCAGAAAGCGTAGTTAGTTTATTAAACGTGGATCCCATTGAGTTTGAATTCGGTTATGGGCTTATCCCGTTAGCAGACGCTAATCAAGGTGGAGATCTGCTTGATCGTATTGTAATGATTCGCAGGCAGCTAGCAATAGAATTAGGCTTAGTTATTCCTGTTGTACGAATTCGAGATAATATTCAGCTTCAACCGAATGAATATAGACTAAAAATCAAAGGAAATGAAATGGCAAGAGGCGAGCTGCTGCTTGATCATTATTTAGCAATGAGCCCTGGTATTGAAGATGATTCAATTGAAGGGATTGATACGATAGAACCATCCTTTGGACTGCCTGCAAAATGGATTACAGAGGATATGAAGGAACAGGCAGAAATATTTGGCTATACAGTAGTGGATCCGCCTTCTGTTGTTTCCACCCATATTACAGAAGTGATTAAGGGGAATGCTCATGAACTAATCGGTCGTCAGGAAACGAAACAACTGATTGACCATCTTAATGAGAGCTATCCAATTCTTGTTGAGGAAGTTACACCAAACCCGCTTTCAGTTGGAGAAGTGCAGAAAGTATTGGCAAAGCTGTTAAAAGAAAATGTATCCATTCGAAACTTGCCAATCATCTTCGAGACACTAGCTGATTTTGGAAAAGTAACTAGCGACACAGAATTACTTACAGAATATGTTCGCCAAGCATTGGCACGGCAAATCACAAATCAATTTTCTCAAGGTTCTGATTCACTAAAAGTGGTAACACTTTCTGGTAAAGTAGAGAAGCTAATTGCTGAAGGTATCCAGCAAACAGAACATGGCAATTATTTATCTATGGATCCAACAGTTTCTCAATCCGTCTTAGAATCAATCGCTTCACAGGTAGAGCAATTGTCTTTAATTGAACAAACACCTATTGTTTTATGCTCTCCTGCAGTAAGAATGTATGTCCGTCAGTTAACCGAAAGATATTTCCCGCAAATTCCAATTCTTTCGTATAACGAACTTGAAGCTAATGTAGAAGTACAGAGTGTAGGGGTGGTGAACATAGATTGA
- the flhF gene encoding flagellar biosynthesis protein FlhF — MKVKKYIAPSMAEAMKHIRAELGSDAVILNSREVQSGGFLGLFKKRSIEVIAATDQLANSQTKTITKQKLSTAPDTNRNFKMENANNNNKISEKHKPSEDIMKEINELKSQLKAMSVSNPEFGPVYPEHLKLMQKLLNEQDINEANQNKLLTSLLEKWYVNGATASINEVYSWLEKNMVDQLRGINFGGVSFKKKYLNVVGPTGVGKTTSLAKIAAECVINHKKKVAFITTDTYRIAAIDQLKTYAKILNVPMEVCYTIDDFKKAANNFNEYDLVLIDTAGRNFRNKQYVEDLKQVIDFDHDMETFLVLSLTSKQRDMEDIYEQFSIIEIDKFIFTKSDETSSYGAMYNLITKYNKGVAYLTNGQNVPDDMIEVKPSTIAKTIIGVE, encoded by the coding sequence TTGAAGGTAAAAAAATATATTGCACCTTCCATGGCTGAAGCTATGAAGCATATCCGAGCCGAGCTTGGAAGTGATGCAGTTATATTAAATTCTAGAGAGGTTCAGTCAGGCGGTTTTCTAGGGCTTTTTAAAAAACGTAGTATAGAAGTAATTGCAGCTACTGATCAACTGGCAAATTCTCAAACGAAAACAATCACAAAACAAAAGCTATCAACTGCACCTGATACGAACCGGAATTTTAAGATGGAGAACGCAAATAATAATAATAAGATTAGTGAAAAACATAAGCCTTCTGAAGACATAATGAAGGAAATTAATGAGTTAAAGTCGCAGTTAAAGGCAATGTCCGTTTCTAATCCAGAATTTGGACCTGTTTACCCTGAACATTTAAAGCTGATGCAAAAATTATTAAATGAACAGGACATCAATGAAGCTAATCAAAACAAACTACTAACTTCACTTCTTGAAAAATGGTATGTAAATGGGGCAACTGCATCAATTAATGAGGTATATTCCTGGCTTGAAAAGAACATGGTTGACCAGCTTAGAGGAATAAACTTTGGCGGAGTTTCCTTTAAGAAAAAGTATTTAAATGTGGTCGGTCCTACAGGGGTTGGAAAAACAACTTCCCTAGCAAAGATTGCGGCAGAATGTGTAATTAATCATAAAAAGAAAGTTGCTTTTATCACTACAGATACGTACCGGATTGCAGCGATTGATCAATTAAAAACTTATGCCAAAATTTTAAATGTACCAATGGAGGTCTGCTATACAATCGATGATTTTAAAAAGGCTGCAAATAACTTCAATGAATATGATCTTGTTCTAATCGATACGGCAGGCAGAAACTTTAGAAACAAGCAATATGTTGAAGATTTAAAACAGGTTATTGATTTTGATCATGACATGGAAACCTTTCTAGTTCTCTCTCTTACTTCAAAACAAAGGGATATGGAAGATATATATGAACAGTTCTCCATTATTGAAATCGATAAATTTATTTTTACAAAATCGGATGAAACCTCAAGCTACGGAGCGATGTATAATTTGATCACAAAATACAACAAGGGTGTTGCCTACTTGACAAATGGTCAAAATGTTCCTGACGATATGATTGAAGTGAAACCTAGTACGATAGCAAAAACAATTATTGGGGTCGAATAA